In Spiroplasma litorale, a single genomic region encodes these proteins:
- the purD gene encoding phosphoribosylamine--glycine ligase, which yields MKKNILILGKGGREHSLARKCKDSSICNNVYVIPGNYGMTDCAIVNNEINYNNIDDILNFVKSNSIDLTIVGDESFLEMGIVDLFDKNNLPIFGPTKKAAQIESSKIFAKKLFEKYQIPTADFFSTSIKTEAINYLNNLKKFPIVIKNDGLASGKGVFIVNSLKESLEVIHKIFDENIFNNKTNGVVIEEFLIGREFSLLALVNEDDFICLQPARDYKKAYDNDKGENTGGMGCYTPVEYVNDELIEHCKTEVIDKTIKALKAEGIKYKGVLYAGLMLTTDNKIKVIEFNSRFGDPETEVLMPALKSDLLEVIFSLLNNEKPNLEWYKKVVLGVTIASEGYPGNYESNINLKDQKIYKQDDIYHMGTKFDMESNSFNSNGGRVLFVISKQENKESCINDVYTKIDKLNLKGFYFRKDIGN from the coding sequence ATGAAAAAAAACATTCTAATATTAGGAAAGGGTGGAAGAGAACACTCTTTGGCAAGAAAATGTAAAGACTCAAGTATTTGTAATAATGTTTATGTAATCCCAGGAAATTATGGAATGACTGACTGTGCAATTGTTAATAATGAAATTAACTACAATAACATAGATGATATATTAAATTTTGTTAAAAGCAATTCAATTGATTTAACAATTGTTGGAGATGAATCGTTTTTAGAAATGGGTATTGTAGATTTGTTTGACAAAAACAATCTACCAATATTCGGACCAACAAAAAAAGCAGCTCAAATTGAATCTTCAAAAATTTTTGCAAAAAAATTATTTGAAAAATATCAAATACCAACTGCTGATTTTTTTAGTACTTCAATTAAAACTGAAGCAATAAATTATCTTAATAATTTAAAAAAGTTTCCAATTGTTATTAAAAACGATGGTCTTGCTAGTGGTAAAGGTGTGTTTATAGTTAATTCATTAAAAGAGTCATTAGAAGTAATTCATAAAATTTTTGATGAAAACATCTTTAATAATAAAACAAATGGAGTTGTAATTGAAGAATTTTTAATTGGTAGAGAATTCAGTTTACTTGCTTTAGTAAATGAAGATGATTTTATTTGTTTACAACCTGCAAGAGATTATAAAAAAGCATATGACAATGATAAAGGTGAAAATACTGGGGGAATGGGTTGTTACACTCCTGTTGAATATGTGAATGATGAATTAATTGAGCATTGTAAAACAGAAGTCATTGATAAAACAATAAAAGCATTAAAAGCAGAAGGAATTAAATATAAAGGAGTTCTGTATGCTGGTTTAATGTTAACAACTGATAATAAAATAAAAGTAATTGAATTTAATAGTAGATTTGGTGATCCTGAAACTGAGGTATTGATGCCTGCATTAAAAAGTGATTTATTAGAAGTGATATTCTCATTATTAAATAATGAAAAACCAAATCTTGAATGATATAAAAAAGTAGTTCTTGGAGTTACAATTGCAAGTGAAGGTTATCCAGGAAATTACGAATCTAATATTAACTTAAAAGATCAAAAAATATATAAACAAGATGATATTTATCATATGGGAACTAAGTTTGATATGGAATCTAATAGTTTCAACAGCAATGGTGGTAGGGTCTTATTTGTAATATCAAAACAAGAAAATAAAGAAAGTTGCATTAATGATGTTTATACTAAAATAGATAAACTTAATTTGAAAGGATTTTATTTTAGAAAAGATATAGGAAATTAA
- the purH gene encoding bifunctional phosphoribosylaminoimidazolecarboxamide formyltransferase/IMP cyclohydrolase has product MKYALISVFEKTNVLNFAKNLIKHGYKIISTGGTYSYLVENNIKVIKVEDITKFPEILDGRVKTLHPSLYGGILSIRNNKKHIDQVKEHNINFIDLVAIDLYPFLKTIKNSHSSHEDIIENIDVGGVSLLRAGAKNYKDVITVCDINDYDLVIANLNNKKLDEEFRLKLAQKAFAHTSSYDSQINNYLLSKINNQDMPEKLTLSFTKKEDLRYGENPHQKATWYIDEFYNEVSLNNSIQLNGKQLSYNNILDANSAINIVKDLNNYSCMVGIKHLNPCGVAIKGNVEELWQKVLDSDSVSIFGGILATNQIITKQVAQSLNKLFLEIIIAQDFEEEALEILKQKKNLRLLKLDFHNTHQIVNKLQCVSIDQGLLVQEKDLYKHNTADWKIVTKKKLTDEELEEAYFAYVVVKHVKSNAIAVIKDFQTVGVGPGQMNRIGSAEIALQQAKEKANNSYLSSDAFLPFNDVVELASKYNVKAIIQPGGSIKDQESIDLANEKGIAMVFTNVRHFKH; this is encoded by the coding sequence ATGAAGTATGCATTAATATCAGTTTTTGAAAAAACAAACGTATTAAATTTTGCAAAAAATCTTATTAAACATGGTTATAAAATAATAAGCACAGGAGGAACTTACAGTTATTTAGTTGAAAATAATATTAAGGTAATAAAAGTTGAAGACATAACAAAGTTCCCAGAAATTTTAGATGGAAGGGTAAAAACACTTCATCCATCTTTATATGGGGGAATACTTTCAATAAGAAATAACAAAAAACATATTGACCAAGTTAAAGAACACAACATAAACTTTATTGATTTAGTTGCAATTGATTTATATCCATTTTTAAAAACCATTAAAAATTCACACAGTTCTCATGAAGATATAATTGAAAACATTGATGTTGGAGGAGTTAGTCTTTTAAGAGCTGGGGCAAAAAATTATAAAGATGTAATCACAGTATGTGATATAAATGACTATGATCTTGTTATTGCAAATTTAAATAACAAAAAACTAGATGAAGAGTTTAGATTAAAGCTGGCACAAAAAGCTTTTGCTCATACTTCAAGCTATGATTCTCAAATTAATAATTATTTATTATCAAAAATTAATAATCAAGATATGCCAGAAAAACTAACACTTTCCTTTACTAAAAAAGAAGATTTAAGATATGGGGAGAACCCTCATCAAAAAGCTACATGATATATTGACGAATTCTATAATGAAGTATCATTAAATAATTCAATTCAACTTAATGGTAAACAATTATCATACAATAATATATTAGATGCAAATAGTGCAATAAATATAGTTAAAGATTTAAATAACTATTCATGTATGGTTGGTATTAAACATTTAAATCCATGTGGAGTTGCAATTAAAGGAAATGTTGAAGAATTGTGACAAAAAGTTTTAGATAGTGATTCTGTTTCAATATTTGGTGGAATTTTAGCAACAAATCAAATCATTACAAAACAAGTTGCGCAATCATTAAATAAATTATTTTTAGAAATTATAATAGCCCAAGATTTTGAAGAAGAAGCTTTAGAAATATTAAAGCAAAAGAAAAATTTAAGGTTATTAAAATTAGACTTCCACAATACTCATCAAATTGTTAATAAATTGCAATGTGTTTCAATTGATCAAGGACTTTTAGTTCAAGAAAAAGATTTATACAAACACAATACCGCTGATTGAAAAATCGTAACTAAGAAAAAATTAACAGATGAAGAATTAGAAGAAGCATATTTTGCATATGTCGTTGTTAAGCATGTTAAATCAAATGCAATAGCTGTTATAAAAGATTTTCAAACAGTTGGGGTAGGGCCGGGTCAAATGAATAGAATTGGTTCAGCAGAAATTGCATTACAACAAGCAAAAGAAAAAGCGAATAATTCATATCTATCAAGTGATGCATTCTTGCCATTCAACGATGTTGTTGAACTTGCATCAAAGTATAATGTAAAAGCAATTATACAACCAGGAGGTTCTATAAAAGATCAAGAGTCAATTGACTTGGCTAACGAAAAAGGAATTGCAATGGTGTTTACAAATGTTAGACACTTTAAGCATTAA
- the purN gene encoding phosphoribosylglycinamide formyltransferase, protein MNNIAIFASGNGSNFQSIVDAYKNKKLKLDKIILITNKKNCYAIQRAYENNIKNYTFVLKDYNSKEEYELDIVRTLVKEDIKWIFLAGYMMMITDVLLKKYDKKIINIHPSLLPSFKGKDAIKEALDNKVYLSGLTIHYVNHEMDAGEIIFQKQVRVYKTDNVEKLTKRIQKQEHKYYWQIIDKIIKGG, encoded by the coding sequence ATGAATAATATTGCAATATTTGCTTCTGGAAATGGGAGTAACTTTCAATCGATTGTTGATGCTTATAAGAACAAAAAACTAAAACTTGATAAAATTATATTGATAACAAATAAAAAAAATTGTTATGCAATACAAAGAGCTTATGAAAATAATATAAAAAATTATACTTTTGTATTAAAAGATTATAACTCAAAAGAAGAATATGAATTAGATATTGTAAGAACATTAGTTAAAGAAGATATTAAATGAATTTTTCTTGCAGGATACATGATGATGATAACTGATGTTTTACTTAAAAAATATGATAAGAAAATTATAAACATCCACCCATCTTTATTGCCTAGTTTTAAGGGTAAAGATGCAATTAAAGAAGCATTAGATAATAAAGTTTATTTATCAGGATTAACAATTCATTATGTTAATCACGAGATGGATGCTGGAGAAATAATTTTTCAAAAACAAGTAAGAGTTTATAAAACTGACAACGTAGAAAAACTTACAAAAAGAATACAAAAACAAGAACATAAGTACTATTGGCAAATTATTGATAAAATTATTAAAGGGGGATAA
- the purM gene encoding phosphoribosylformylglycinamidine cyclo-ligase, with amino-acid sequence MSESYKKSGVDLNKGYEVVDNIKKIVSEKFGGKYKNNIGNFGCAFDLSPYDFKKPVLVSGTDGVGTKLLLAIESDNHKTIGIDLVAMCVNDILTLGAKPLYFLDYIAVDKINVEIVTDIISGIVEGCLQSDCSLLGGETAEMRDMYIKGHYDLAGFITGAVDKDSIIDFNNVKKDDQIISIKSSGIHSNGYSLVRKIFFKDNNYDFKHKFEELDCDLITELLKPTKIYADIVNELITNKFYISGMANITGGGLIENIPRVIPTGLCAEIYQKNISTPKIFDIMQSIGNINQEEMYNVFNMGVGFVIITNKENSESILNFINGYKDYEASIIGQIIEHNDKKINIIYE; translated from the coding sequence ATGAGCGAAAGTTATAAAAAATCAGGTGTTGATTTAAATAAAGGTTATGAAGTTGTAGATAATATAAAAAAAATTGTTAGCGAGAAATTTGGTGGAAAGTATAAAAATAATATTGGTAACTTCGGTTGTGCTTTTGATTTATCTCCTTATGATTTTAAAAAACCTGTATTAGTTTCTGGTACAGATGGTGTTGGTACTAAACTTTTATTGGCTATTGAATCTGATAATCATAAAACAATTGGTATTGATCTTGTAGCAATGTGTGTTAATGACATATTAACTTTAGGGGCTAAGCCATTATATTTTTTAGACTATATTGCAGTTGATAAAATAAATGTAGAAATAGTAACTGATATAATAAGTGGAATTGTAGAAGGTTGTTTACAAAGTGATTGTTCTTTATTGGGTGGTGAAACAGCCGAAATGAGAGACATGTATATTAAAGGTCATTATGATTTGGCAGGTTTCATTACGGGTGCAGTTGATAAAGATAGTATAATAGATTTTAATAATGTTAAAAAAGATGATCAAATTATATCAATTAAGTCTTCGGGTATTCATTCAAATGGTTATTCTTTAGTAAGAAAAATATTTTTTAAAGATAATAACTATGATTTTAAACACAAGTTTGAAGAATTAGATTGCGATTTAATTACTGAATTATTAAAACCTACAAAAATATATGCTGATATTGTAAATGAATTAATAACTAATAAATTTTATATATCTGGAATGGCAAATATAACTGGTGGAGGGTTAATAGAAAATATACCCAGAGTAATACCAACAGGTTTATGTGCTGAAATATATCAAAAAAATATTAGCACACCTAAAATTTTTGATATTATGCAATCAATTGGCAATATCAATCAAGAAGAAATGTATAATGTTTTTAATATGGGTGTTGGTTTTGTGATAATAACTAATAAAGAAAATTCTGAAAGTATTTTAAATTTTATTAACGGTTATAAAGATTATGAAGCATCAATCATAGGTCAAATCATAGAACATAATGATAAAAAAATAAACATTATATATGAATAA